A genomic stretch from Cyprinus carpio isolate SPL01 chromosome A12, ASM1834038v1, whole genome shotgun sequence includes:
- the LOC109080476 gene encoding fractalkine-like, which translates to MRPYCVFIACLVLFAFCSLAQSEFSQGPDKCCFSFSNVKIPVKQVESYHTTHLECHRTGVIFITKAQREICADPTERWVQRLMNLVDLRASHLHTKPETSVVLFKVDTEAKKSSGSVRTSQTTPLHQPKETTLVLFKESEDWKVSESVRTSETTPLHQPEETTLVLFKESEDWKVSESVRTSETTPLHQPEETTLVLFKESEDWKVSESVRTSETTPLHQPEETTLVHLKESHDLSTHFCMRPG; encoded by the exons ATGAGACCCTACTGCGTTTTCATCGCCTGCCTTGTGCTCTTCGCTTTCTGCTCACTGGCTCAGAGTGaat TCAGCCAAGGTCCCGACAAGTGCtgcttttctttttcaaatgtaaaaatcccaGTAAAGCAGGTTGAGAGTTATCATACTACACATCTTGAATGCCACAGGACTGGTGTCAT TTTCATCACAAAAGCTCAAAGGGAGATCTGTGCTGACCCGACAGAGAGATGGGTTCAGAGACTGATGAACTTGGTGGATTTAAGGGCATCACATCTTCACACCAAACCTGAGACGTCAGTTGTCCTCTTTAAAGTGGACACAGAGGCAAA GAAATCATCAGGGTCAGTCAGAACATCACAAACTACACCACTTCACCAACCAAAGGAAACAACTCTAGTCCTCTTCAAAGAGTCAGAAGACTG GAAAGTGTCAGAGTCAGTCAGAACATCAGAAACTACACCACTCCACCAACCAGAGGAAACAACTCTAGTCCTCTTCAAAGAGTCAGAAGACTG GAAAGTGTCAGAGTCAGTCAGAACATCAGAAACTACACCACTCCACCAACCAGAGGAAACAACTCTAGTCCTCTTCAAAGAGTCAGAAGACTG GAAAGTGTCAGAGTCAGTCAGAACATCAGAAACTACACCACTCCACCAACCAGAGGAAACAACTCTAGTCCACCTCAAAGAGTCACATGACCT ATCCACTCACTTCTGCATGCGGCCAGGATGA